Part of the Natrialbaceae archaeon AArc-T1-2 genome, TCGTCGGTGAGTGCTTCCACTGCGAACGAGCCGCCGAGGGGATCGACGATGTCTGCGGCACCCGACTCCTCGGCGATGATCTGCTGGGTGCGAAGCGCCACGCGGACGGCCTTCTCGCCCGGCAACGCGAGCGCCTCGTCGAAGCTGTTGGTGTGTACGCTCTGGGTGCCGCCGAGGACGCCCGCGAGGGCCTGGACCGTCACCCGGGCGACGTTGTTGAGCGGCTGCTGGGCCGTCAGCGACTGGCCGGCGGTCTGGGTGTGAAACTTCAGTCGTTTGGATTCAGCTCGCTGGGCGTCGTACCACTCGTCCATTACGCGGGCGTAGATGCGCCGGGCGGCACGGAACTTCGCGATCTCTTCGAAAAAGGAGTTGTGACAGTTAAAGAAAAATGACAGCCGGGGAGCGAACGCGTCGACCTCGAGGCCGCGATCTATCGCATCTTCGACGTAGCCGAAGCCGTCGGCGAGGGTAAATGCGAGTTCCTGAACCGCCGTCGAGCCGGCCTCGCGGATGTGGTAGCCGGAGACAGAAACCGGATGGAACGTTGGCGTTTCCTCGGTGCTGAACTCGACGACGTCGGTGACGAGTTTCAGCGAGGGTTCTGGCGGGATGACCCACTCTTTCTGTGCGATGAACTCCTTGAACATGTCGTTCTGGAGGGTTCCCCGAATCTCCTCGCGCGGGACGCCTTGCTGGTCGGCCAGGGCGACGTACATCGCGTAGATCACCGGCGCAGAGGGGTTGATCGTAAACGAGGTCGAGACCTCCCCGAGGTCGATCCCGTCGAAGAGAATCTCCATATCCCGAAGCGTGTCGACGGCGACGCCCTCCTTGCCGACTTCGCCCTCGCTCATCGGATCGTCCGAGTCGAGTCCCATCAACGACGGCATGTCAAAGGCCGTCGACAATCCCGTCTGGCCCTGTTCGATCAGGTAGTGAAACCGGTCGTTGGTCTCCTCTGCCGTCCCAAAGCCGGCGAACTGGCGCATCGTCCACGTCCGCCCCCGGTACATCGTCGGGTACGGTCCGCGGGTGTAGGGTTCCTCGCCCGGAAATCCGAGATCCTCGAGGTAATCGAGGTCGGCGACGTCTGTGGGCGTATAGAGGCGGTCGACCTCGAGGTTCGAGACGGTCGCGAACCGGTCCTGGCGCTCCCCGTGGGTCTCGAGGACGGACTCGAGCGTCCGCTCTTCCCACTCACTTCGCGCGCCGCGGATGTCCCGAAGCTCCTCGTCGTCGTACATGGCCGATCCTTCGCCGGAGAGATCATTAAGGGTTTGGTACAAGCTAGCACGAGACATGGAGTACCGGCGTAGCCGTCATCGGGTGTCTTCGAATGACCTACAGCGATCCGTATCACTCCTCGGGGAACAGCTCACGCGAGGAGTTCGCCACGACGAGTAAGCTGCTCGAGACCATCGCGATCGCCGCAAACAGCGGGTTCAACAGGCCGGTGATCGCGAGCGGGATCGCGACGCCGTTGTAGAAGAAGGCCCAGCCGATGTTCTGTTTGACGCGCCTGCCGGCGGCCTCGGAGAGTTCGAAGATCGTCTCGATCGTCTCGAGGTCGTCGTCGACGATGGCGACGTCGGCGGCGTCGGCGGCAAGCGCCGTACCGCTGCCCATCGCGATGCCCAGATCCGCCCGTGCGAGCGCGGGGGCGTCGTTGGTTCCGTCGCCGACCATGACGGTGCCGCCCGTCGCGCCGAAGCGGGCGACCGTCTCGGCCTTTCCTTCCGGCGGGACGTCGGCGAAAACGTGATCGACGCCGGGGTGATCCTCGAAGAACGCGGCCGCCCGCTGGTCGTCGCCGGTGAGCAAGACGACCTCGAGGTTGCGGTCGGCGAAGCGGTCGATCGCCTCCGACCACCCCTCGCGGGGCTCGTCGCCGACGACTACGACGCCTTCTGCGGTTCCATCACGGCCGACGACGACTGGAATCCGTCCGAAGCCGCGGTTCTCGTCGACGTCGACCACGATCTCGTCCGGGAGCGTCCAGCCCCGCTCGTCGAACAGGTCGGGGTGGCCGACCAGCACTTCGGTGCCGTCGACGACGCCGCCGACGCCGTTTGCGTGGCTCCGGAACTCGGAGACCCGCCTGTCGGATGTGTCGTCCTCGTCGTCGGTGGCCGAATTGATCACGCCGCCGTCAGCCCGGGCGTCGTCGTTTCCGGCGAACTCCGCTGCGATCGCCGTCGCGATCGGGTGAGAAGAGCGACGCTCGAGCAACGCCGCCTGCTCGAACAGCGCCGTCGGCCCGCTCGCGTCGGCGACGGTCATCTCGCCGGTCGTGATCGTCCCCGTCTTGTCGAGGATGACGGTGTCGACTTCGCGAAGTCGTTCGAAGACCGTCTCGTCGAAGACGACGATGCCGCGTTCGAGCGATTCGCGGACGCCCGAGGCGATCGCAAGCGGCGTCGCCAGTCCGACCGAACAGGGACAGGAGACGATCAACACGGTCAGACCCACCAGTAAGGCGGTGCCGACGTCGCCGCCTAACAGCAGGTACAGCAGGGTGACGACGGTTGCAAGCGTCAAGACGAGTGGAACGAAGATCGTCGCGAGCTTGTCCGCGAGCTGTTGGATGCCGTGGTTCGAACTCTGGAGGTTCCAGACGAGGTCGGTGATGCGCTCGAGGCTGCTGCCTGCGTCCTCGCCGACTGCGACGACGAGCGAGCCGTCCTGGACGACGGCCCCGCCGATCACCTCGTCGTCCGGCTGTTTGCTCACTGGCAGCGATTCGCCGGTGACGACCGCCTCGTCGACCGTGGCCTCGCCGTCCGCGACGACGCCGTCGACCGGGATCCGTTCGCCGTCCCGGACGAGCACCTCGTCGCCGGCTGCGAGGTCGTCGACGTCGACGGTTTCGGTCGAGCCGTCCGGCGCGTACAGCCGGGCCTCCTCGACCCGCGAGGCGGTGAGATCCGAGAGTCGCTCCATCGCCTCTCGCTTGACTGTGCTCTTGTAGTAGTTGCCGACCGTGACGACGACGACGATCGCGACGGAGACGTCGAAGTAGATGTGGGTGCCGCCGACGAGGATCACGACGATGCTGTAGGCGTACGCCGACAGCGCCGCGATCGAGATGAGCAGGTCCATGTTCGGGGATCTCGTCCGGAGGCTGACGTACGCCCCTTTCAGGATCGGCCCGCCCGTGATCAACAACACGAGCGTCGTCGGGACGGCGATGACGAGGAAGTAGTAGTTCCCCGACGGGCTGGCGAGTGACTCCGAGAGAAACTGCGCCGTCCGCTCGTCGTAGAACAGCCCGCCGAAGTACGTCGGATAGATGACCGTGAGATACTGAAACATCACCACCATCCCGAAGAGGATGCCGGCGATGATCCGCCCGAGAGTGCGGTTTTCGGATCGCTGCTCCGCGAGCGGATCGTCGCGGTGGTACGCCCGATATCCCAGTCCGCTTAGCTCCTCGAGGAGGTCGGCCTCGTCGACTTCGTCAGGATCGTGATCGACGCGAACGGTGTCGGTGATGTAACTCGCCTGCGCCTGTGCAACGCCGTCGCCATCCGCGGCCGACTCGATGAACACTTCACAGCTTGGACAGTGCATTCCGTCGACGCGTAGAAACGTCGTCTCACAGCCGTCGGGTCTCTCGACGCCGGTCTCCTCGAGGGCGTCGCTCGCTTCCTCGAGGGAGACGTCGTCGGCGTCGACGCCGTCTCGCTCGGCGAGCGTGTCGTACACCTCCCGACAGCCAGTACAGCAGAACCGATCGCCGTCGTCGTTCTCGACGGCCCGCGCAGAGAGCGGCAGCTCACAGAGCGTACAGCCGTCGTCGCTCATGGGCGGTTGACACGCGACTGCTGGCGGTCAGGCCGTCGGTACACCTCAGCGGACACGGGTTCGTTTGAGCCGGAGGGTTCCGAGTACGATAAACGTCACGCTGGCGGCCGCGACGGCATCCGGCGACTTTGGTCACGCACACGCGGTTATTCATTTCTGACAGTGCCACCGATCACGAGCCCAGCGCCGATGATGACGAGGTTCTTGATGATGTACTGCCCCTCGACCGTGAGAGCGTACGGAAACGTAACGTATACCACGTCGGGAAGGAGGACGAGCGGCAAGAACGTGCCCGGGAGTTGCATAAACAGCAGGAACACCCCGACTCGGGTGAGCGGTCGGTACAACAGACACAGTCCGATCAGCACCTCCCAGACACCGAGGATAGGGACGAACAGGTCCGGTGGAACCAGGTATACGGTCGCCGCGACGAGGTCAGCAGCTGGTGAGACGGCGAACACCTTGAGCGCGCCGAACCAGATGAACACGACGGCGACCGCCGCTCGTAACGTCGGGATTCCCCACCGTTCCATCCACGTCGCGATCGTCGTATCGGCCTTCTCGAAGTGCTGCTGGTATCGTTTCACGTGTTTCGAGACGAGTTCAGACGCCATGCGGATCGTACGGTATCGTGTGAGTCGTGAGTGAAAGTTCTACGGGCCGACGACTCGAGGACGACCGCTCGCGTCAGGGATGCGGTCGGTCGCGTCGCGGCTCGATGCCGAACCGGTCGTCGTCCCAGGCGACGTTCACGAGGTTTCGCGGCGTGTCGCGGAGTCCACCCCGGCTTGCAATCTCGAACGTCCGGTTTCGCGCCTCCGGCGTAAACGGTGCAGCCGCCATCACGCGTGCGACGTCGGCTCGTGGAATCGTGCCGTACAGCGTATCGCCACCCTCGCCGACGAGAACGTCGCCGCGTGGCGGCTCGTTGGTCAGCTTGCCGGGACGGACGATCGTGTATCCGAGACCGGATCGACGAATCGCCGTCTCGGCGTCTTCTTTCGCCCGGAGCGTCGCCCGGATGAGCAGACGACCGGGACGGGGGAGCCGTTCCCGCGAACTTCCGACGCCGATTGCGCTCTCGTAGACGACGTGATCGACGTCCGCCCCGACGGCGGCCGTCACGAGGTTTGTCACGCCGGTTCGATCGACGAGTTTCCCGCCGAGTACGTGACGCGGTCCGGGCGGCGTCCCGAGTGCACACAGGACGACGTCACAGCCCTTGACGGCCCGGACGGCGTCGGCAGGCTCGAAGAAATCGACCACGACGACCTCGTCGGCTCCGAGTCGCTCGAGCGCGTCGGTTCGCGTTCGTGACCGGGTCGTCGCCCTGACTGTCAGCTCCGACGGCCCCAGGACGGTAAGTAACTCCCGGCCAGTGTCGCCGCTGGCTCCCGCAACCAGCACCCGGTCGCTGGCTGTTGACATACGTCACTATACCGCATGCGGCGGTATAATCCTCCCTAGCCGTCCACGGATCTGACTCTCGCGTCCGAGAACACGTCACGTCGTGTCGCCGAAGTCATTCTTCGGACTGGAGCCGTTCGGTCGTCTCGACCAGCGGGTGGCGAGCGTAGTCGACGACCTCGATGTCGTCGATGCTTTCGAGTTCTTCGGTCTCGGCAGTCTGGGCCATCCCGAGTTCGATCTCGCGGTCGACGACGATCACGTAAGCGTCCATCTCGTCGATTCCGAGCCGGTCGGCTGCAAGCACCCGGTGGTGGCCGTCGGCGAGCAACAGCGTGTCGCCGTTTTCGATGACGACGAGTGGCTCCGCGAGACCGTGTTCGAGTTCGTACTTGCGACCCTCGAGCTCGTCGGCGTACACCCGGCTTTGAGTCGGCACGAGGGTCGAGAGCGGGACGGTCCGGCGGTCCTGACGTAACTCGACGTCGTGGATGTTCTCGAGTGTCTGCATCAGCTTGAGGACCTTCTCGGGAGTCGCACGCTCGATCTGGCTGCGGATGACGTCCGCGTTCGAGATGATCCCGACCAGGTTTCCGGCGTCGTCGACGACCGGCAGCTTCTGGATGCCGGATCGGAGGATCACCCGTGCTGCATCGGTGATTTTCATCTCCGGGTGGGCGACGATCAGGTCCGTCGTCATCGCCTTGAATATCGGCTCGTCGTCGTCGGCGAGCAACAGATCTGTCGCGCTGATAAAGCCCTCGACGCGACGGCGGTCACAGACGGGATAGCCGCTGTGGTCGTCACTCTCGGCGATTCGGCTCGCGACGTCGCCGACGGTCGCGTCGGGAGAGACCGTCGCCACGTCCTGGGTCATGTACTCCTTTACCTTCGGTTTGCTCCCGTCCGACGCCTGTTGCATACGTGATCTAGCCCGACCACGGCGAAAAACCCTCGGCTACGTTTCGACGTCGCTTTCGTCCTCGTCACCGTCGTGTTCGAACAGCCACTCGCTCGTCTGTCGATACGCGCCGATGGGCGTTCCCGGCTGGGAGTCGACCGCCTCGAAGAACCGGTCGGTGATCACCTCCTCGACGACGTCTTTGATCGAATCCACCTGTGCTTCGTCGTCGACTTCGCCCAGGATGCCGACCTCGAGCTGTGCACCCGCCATGTCCGAGTGGCCGCCGGCACTTCCGATCCGGTCGAACGCGTCGCGGAGGGTCTCGCCGAGATCGACGTCGCCAGCACGCGACCGGGCCGACACGTACACCATCTCGTCGCGAAACCCGAACACGAGCGTCGTATCGACGCCGTCCATGGCGAGCAGCCGGTCTGCCGCCTGGGGTAACACGTCGCGACTCGGGATGCGTCTCGCGCTGGCGGTGACGATCGACCCGCGTCGGGTCCGATTCTTGATCGCTCTGGCGATCGCATCGAACGTCTCTCCCCCGACCGTCGGGGCCTCGACCTGCCGTAACACGTCGACGTCGGCGTGGGGAAGCAGGGTCGCCGCCGCCTCGAAGTCGCTCGCTGTCGTCTCCCGCGTGAAGTCGTTCGTGTCGATCCGAATGCCATAGAGCAACGCCGTCGCGGTCCGTCGATCGACCTCGATCCCGAACTGCTTTACGTACTCGGTCAGGAGCGTACTCGTCGCACCGACGTCGTCGCGCAGATCACAGAACGTCGCCGGAACGGGTCCACGAGGCGGATGATGGTCGATGACGATCTCGACGTCGAGCCCAGGCGGCAGACCGTCGTTGATCCCCGGCCGTGAGTGATCGACGAGCGCGAACGCCGCGTACTCCTCGAGCGAGTCGTCGGGCTCGAGGTTTCGAAGCTCGAGTTCCAGCAGGTTCACCATCGCCCTGTTTTCCTGGTGGGAGATCTCCCCGAAGTAACAGGCGTCGGCCTCGAGAGAGACTGCCTCGGCGAGATCACAGAGTGCAACGGCGCTCGCGATGGCGTCGGGGTCCGGGTTGTCGTGCATTACGACGGCGAGTCTGCCGTCGATCACGGCGAGCCGCCGGCGCAACGCCAATGCGGTCTCCGAGGCCGGACTCGTCGTCCGCTCGAGTGCGTGATCGACGAGCTCGCGGGTCGGATCGACGGTTCGGTCGGCCAGCGACTCGATGCGTTGCCCGTCGTCGCTGTCGGGGTTGCCGCCGAGATACGCCACGATCGTCGCCTCTGGAAACGCCTCGCGTGCGGTCTCGAGGGTGGTCCGGTTGTGGTCGGTGCGATCGCCAGCGACGAGCACGAACCGGGGGTCGTCGATCGCCTCGAGAACGGATCGCTCGCGTGGGTCGTCCTGTCGCGCCCGGACGCTCTCGTCTCGGAGCCGCCCGACGACGTCCGAGTCGTCGGCGATGACGAGCACGTCGTCGCGATCCCCGAGTCGTTCGACGATCCGGAGCCCGACAGTCCCGCACCCGAGCACGAGCCGGGAAACCATATCGCCGCTTGCAAGCGGGAACGGTAAAAGCTACCGAACTGTCAGGCGATCACCGCCGTAGCCGCCTCGAGTGCGAGGTCGACGACGGGGCCAAAGCCGGGCAACAACAGGACGGTCATCACGGCGGCGAAGACGACCGCCGCGTAGATACCGGTCGGCTGAGAGAGTGTGTCTCTCCCCAGTACCGGCTCCTCGATCCAGACTGCCTTGACGAGCCGCGAGTAGTAAAACAGCGAGAGCGCGCTGTTTACCACCAAGGCGGCGGCGAGGACGAGCATGGCGGTCGACCCGACCCCGATCGCGCCGGTGAAGAGGAAGTACTTGCTCCAGAAGCCGGCAAACGGCGGCACGCCGGCGAGACTGAACATGAACACCGCGAGCGCGGCCGAGGCGACCGGCGCCTGGGAAGCGAGGCCGTTGTAGTCCCCGAAGGTGCGGCCGACGCCCCAATACTCCGCCAGCGCGACGAACAGGAACGCACCTGTGTTCATAAAGCCGTAGACGAGCAGGTGCATCATCGCCGCACCCATCACGAACTCGCCGCCGTCGGCGGTCAGGCCCGCCAGCCCGATCAGCACGTAGCCGGCGTGGCCCACCGAGGAGTACGCCAGCATCCGTTTGACGTTCTCCTGGGTCGCCGCGGCGAAGTTGCCGACGGTCATCGTCACGAGCGCCAGGATCGCGAATGCGAGCGTCCAGTCGACGCCCATCGCCGAAAGCGGTTCGATCGGTAGCGCCGTCGTGAACACGCGGAAGGCGATCACGAAGCCGGCCGCCTTCGAGGCCGAGGACAGAAACGCCGCGATCGGCGCGGGTGCACCCTCGTAAGCCTCTGGCGCCCAGAAGTGGAAGGGGACGCTCGCGGTCTTGAACGCGAAGCCACCGATCATCATCAACACGCCGAGTCCGAGCAAGCCGCCGAAGTCGGGATCTAGGTTGGCGGCGATCGCCTCGAGCTGGAGGTGGCCGGTCGCCCCGTAGACCAGCGAGATCCCGTAGACGAAAATCGCCGACGAGAGCGCCCCGATCAGGAAGTACTTCAGCCCCGCCTCGACGCTGCCGCGGTTGTCCTTCAGGATCGCGACCAGCGCGTAGGAGGGGAGACTCGCGAGTTCGAGCGCGATGAAGATCGTCACCAGGCTGTTCGCGGCAGCCATCGTCGACATCCCGGTCGCTGCGAGTAAGACGAGCGAGTAGTACTCGGCCTGGTAGGTGTGATCGCGCATGTAATCGTAGCTGGCGACCGCGACCATCACGGTGACGACCGCGACGACGATCATGAAGTAAAGCGCCAGCTGGTCGACGACGAGTTGTCCGGGGTCGCCAAAGAGGTGGAGCTCGCCACGCCCCTCCGGCAGCGGCCTGCCGACGTCTGCGACGACGAACCAGACGGCGGTGGCGAGCGAGACGAGCGAGCCCGCAGTCGCGATACCTGCCAGGACGGGTCGGTTAGTCGAGTGGGGATCGATACTGTCGTAGACGAACAGGACGAGCGCCGTCAGCGCGAGCGCAAGCGCCGGGGAAAGCGCCGTCCACTCCGGCAGCTGTATCGGGTCCATCAGCTATCACCTCCCTGAAGGATCGGGTCGACTGCGTCTCTGATCATCTCGAAGATTAGCTCGGGTGCAACGCCGAGTGCGATGATCAGTCCG contains:
- a CDS encoding methylmalonyl-CoA mutase family protein — protein: MYDDEELRDIRGARSEWEERTLESVLETHGERQDRFATVSNLEVDRLYTPTDVADLDYLEDLGFPGEEPYTRGPYPTMYRGRTWTMRQFAGFGTAEETNDRFHYLIEQGQTGLSTAFDMPSLMGLDSDDPMSEGEVGKEGVAVDTLRDMEILFDGIDLGEVSTSFTINPSAPVIYAMYVALADQQGVPREEIRGTLQNDMFKEFIAQKEWVIPPEPSLKLVTDVVEFSTEETPTFHPVSVSGYHIREAGSTAVQELAFTLADGFGYVEDAIDRGLEVDAFAPRLSFFFNCHNSFFEEIAKFRAARRIYARVMDEWYDAQRAESKRLKFHTQTAGQSLTAQQPLNNVARVTVQALAGVLGGTQSVHTNSFDEALALPGEKAVRVALRTQQIIAEESGAADIVDPLGGSFAVEALTDEIEERTMTYIEEIRDMGDGSVRDGVLAGIDEGYFLREIQEASYEYQERVERDEEVVVGVNEYTIEEDTSPDILQVDEETTTEHQLERLERVKADRDDDDVEAALEDLCGAIDRDENTMPYVVDAVKAYATMGEIMGVFEAEYGAYSERIGIA
- a CDS encoding heavy metal translocating P-type ATPase, which codes for MSDDGCTLCELPLSARAVENDDGDRFCCTGCREVYDTLAERDGVDADDVSLEEASDALEETGVERPDGCETTFLRVDGMHCPSCEVFIESAADGDGVAQAQASYITDTVRVDHDPDEVDEADLLEELSGLGYRAYHRDDPLAEQRSENRTLGRIIAGILFGMVVMFQYLTVIYPTYFGGLFYDERTAQFLSESLASPSGNYYFLVIAVPTTLVLLITGGPILKGAYVSLRTRSPNMDLLISIAALSAYAYSIVVILVGGTHIYFDVSVAIVVVVTVGNYYKSTVKREAMERLSDLTASRVEEARLYAPDGSTETVDVDDLAAGDEVLVRDGERIPVDGVVADGEATVDEAVVTGESLPVSKQPDDEVIGGAVVQDGSLVVAVGEDAGSSLERITDLVWNLQSSNHGIQQLADKLATIFVPLVLTLATVVTLLYLLLGGDVGTALLVGLTVLIVSCPCSVGLATPLAIASGVRESLERGIVVFDETVFERLREVDTVILDKTGTITTGEMTVADASGPTALFEQAALLERRSSHPIATAIAAEFAGNDDARADGGVINSATDDEDDTSDRRVSEFRSHANGVGGVVDGTEVLVGHPDLFDERGWTLPDEIVVDVDENRGFGRIPVVVGRDGTAEGVVVVGDEPREGWSEAIDRFADRNLEVVLLTGDDQRAAAFFEDHPGVDHVFADVPPEGKAETVARFGATGGTVMVGDGTNDAPALARADLGIAMGSGTALAADAADVAIVDDDLETIETIFELSEAAGRRVKQNIGWAFFYNGVAIPLAITGLLNPLFAAIAMVSSSLLVVANSSRELFPEE
- a CDS encoding DoxX family protein, with protein sequence MASELVSKHVKRYQQHFEKADTTIATWMERWGIPTLRAAVAVVFIWFGALKVFAVSPAADLVAATVYLVPPDLFVPILGVWEVLIGLCLLYRPLTRVGVFLLFMQLPGTFLPLVLLPDVVYVTFPYALTVEGQYIIKNLVIIGAGLVIGGTVRNE
- a CDS encoding NAD(P)-binding oxidoreductase, whose translation is MSTASDRVLVAGASGDTGRELLTVLGPSELTVRATTRSRTRTDALERLGADEVVVVDFFEPADAVRAVKGCDVVLCALGTPPGPRHVLGGKLVDRTGVTNLVTAAVGADVDHVVYESAIGVGSSRERLPRPGRLLIRATLRAKEDAETAIRRSGLGYTIVRPGKLTNEPPRGDVLVGEGGDTLYGTIPRADVARVMAAAPFTPEARNRTFEIASRGGLRDTPRNLVNVAWDDDRFGIEPRRDRPHP
- a CDS encoding CBS domain-containing ParB/RepB/Spo0J family partition protein, with amino-acid sequence MQQASDGSKPKVKEYMTQDVATVSPDATVGDVASRIAESDDHSGYPVCDRRRVEGFISATDLLLADDDEPIFKAMTTDLIVAHPEMKITDAARVILRSGIQKLPVVDDAGNLVGIISNADVIRSQIERATPEKVLKLMQTLENIHDVELRQDRRTVPLSTLVPTQSRVYADELEGRKYELEHGLAEPLVVIENGDTLLLADGHHRVLAADRLGIDEMDAYVIVVDREIELGMAQTAETEELESIDDIEVVDYARHPLVETTERLQSEE
- a CDS encoding DHH family phosphoesterase, with the translated sequence MVSRLVLGCGTVGLRIVERLGDRDDVLVIADDSDVVGRLRDESVRARQDDPRERSVLEAIDDPRFVLVAGDRTDHNRTTLETAREAFPEATIVAYLGGNPDSDDGQRIESLADRTVDPTRELVDHALERTTSPASETALALRRRLAVIDGRLAVVMHDNPDPDAIASAVALCDLAEAVSLEADACYFGEISHQENRAMVNLLELELRNLEPDDSLEEYAAFALVDHSRPGINDGLPPGLDVEIVIDHHPPRGPVPATFCDLRDDVGATSTLLTEYVKQFGIEVDRRTATALLYGIRIDTNDFTRETTASDFEAAATLLPHADVDVLRQVEAPTVGGETFDAIARAIKNRTRRGSIVTASARRIPSRDVLPQAADRLLAMDGVDTTLVFGFRDEMVYVSARSRAGDVDLGETLRDAFDRIGSAGGHSDMAGAQLEVGILGEVDDEAQVDSIKDVVEEVITDRFFEAVDSQPGTPIGAYRQTSEWLFEHDGDEDESDVET
- a CDS encoding NADH-quinone oxidoreductase subunit N — encoded protein: MDPIQLPEWTALSPALALALTALVLFVYDSIDPHSTNRPVLAGIATAGSLVSLATAVWFVVADVGRPLPEGRGELHLFGDPGQLVVDQLALYFMIVVAVVTVMVAVASYDYMRDHTYQAEYYSLVLLAATGMSTMAAANSLVTIFIALELASLPSYALVAILKDNRGSVEAGLKYFLIGALSSAIFVYGISLVYGATGHLQLEAIAANLDPDFGGLLGLGVLMMIGGFAFKTASVPFHFWAPEAYEGAPAPIAAFLSSASKAAGFVIAFRVFTTALPIEPLSAMGVDWTLAFAILALVTMTVGNFAAATQENVKRMLAYSSVGHAGYVLIGLAGLTADGGEFVMGAAMMHLLVYGFMNTGAFLFVALAEYWGVGRTFGDYNGLASQAPVASAALAVFMFSLAGVPPFAGFWSKYFLFTGAIGVGSTAMLVLAAALVVNSALSLFYYSRLVKAVWIEEPVLGRDTLSQPTGIYAAVVFAAVMTVLLLPGFGPVVDLALEAATAVIA